In Phenylobacterium zucineum HLK1, one DNA window encodes the following:
- a CDS encoding intermembrane phospholipid transport protein YdbH family protein — protein sequence MTDAAAAKPRRLRLFLALFGVALVVFAALLYLNRRMLAREALTGWLRSKGVASEAEVYAFGPSTFTARLRIGDPGRPDFTAARAEVRYRVRGFGFEVVSVTLREPVLRASLRGGRLSVGSLDPIVEEFRSRPPRPDAARPRILVDGGVLWLATDYGPLRLRADARVEDNKLMWLQAGAEPATLAGRGVTLRTGRAALAVTTRGARTSVRLDAPLSVAGPEGLALDGGLLRITADGPYPDLQNRRGDGGVTLNASLAADALAAGDRRLEDVEAQAAFVGQATGWIPDLTLAGRAVADVRAASGEIGGTQGRRILAAAVSDDLRWTRRGGDRLAATLRLTGSLGQVQAADLTLERLAASFSGPLSADKAGARLTLSGDVVGRGRYAGLGAPAAEDSPETAAIKRAAAGFRIAAPGVGLSLAPTPGPGAGVSLRLPRPVRLLPDRGGEVVLSSTGADDWRLVSAGGGLPEADVAVTDLRLANGGASAGVSAKARLSFGPIQHGALDAAGRLRIGGGVVGFTASRCAALSAERLELGENDVERLAGRLCPGGGPLFRMADGGWRLSGRAEDVRANAPFLQARVEQAAGPVAFGQAAGRLQARAAIEGARVEDAAPETRFNPLVMTGRAELARDVWTADLAFRTLAGQPVATAVLRHDAVRGQGGVDIDTGALVFAEGGLQPEQLSPLTAALGSPATGQARFTGRFSWTAEGATSGGELAIPRLDFESPAGAVTGLSGTIALASLAPLDAVPGQTLTVERLDAIAPLTNVTATFGLKDEVVRISGGEAEVGGGKVRIEALEVPFDRTAPTRGTLLFEGVQLHDVVEASPFGDKVELDARVSGRVPFEANGNQVRITGGDLRAIQPGRLSIDRSTFTGGLGSAVTESAGVAAPGAGAPADESSTSDMITEFAYEAMENLSFDRLEAGLNSQADGRLGVLFHIRGRHDPPKRQQLRLGIFELVQRDFMNKALPLPSGTEVNLTLDTTLNLDDLLADYAEYLRLRSSGPVQP from the coding sequence TTGACCGACGCCGCCGCCGCCAAGCCCCGACGCCTGCGCCTCTTCCTGGCGCTGTTCGGCGTGGCCCTGGTGGTGTTCGCCGCCCTGCTCTACCTGAACCGGCGGATGCTGGCGCGGGAGGCCCTGACCGGCTGGCTGCGCTCGAAGGGCGTGGCTTCCGAGGCCGAGGTCTACGCCTTCGGGCCGTCCACCTTCACCGCCCGCCTGCGGATCGGCGACCCCGGCCGGCCCGACTTCACCGCCGCCCGGGCAGAGGTGCGGTATCGGGTCAGGGGCTTCGGTTTCGAGGTGGTTTCGGTGACCCTTCGCGAGCCGGTGCTGCGCGCCAGTCTGCGCGGCGGGCGTCTCAGCGTCGGCTCGCTCGACCCCATCGTCGAGGAGTTCCGCAGCCGCCCGCCCAGGCCCGATGCGGCCCGGCCGCGCATCCTGGTGGATGGGGGCGTCCTGTGGCTGGCGACCGACTACGGTCCCCTGCGCCTGCGCGCCGACGCCAGGGTCGAGGACAACAAGCTGATGTGGCTGCAGGCCGGCGCCGAACCGGCGACGCTGGCCGGCCGCGGCGTCACCCTGCGCACCGGCCGCGCGGCCCTGGCCGTCACGACCCGGGGCGCGCGGACGTCCGTGCGGTTGGACGCGCCGCTGTCCGTAGCGGGGCCAGAGGGCCTGGCGCTCGATGGCGGCCTGCTGCGGATCACCGCCGACGGCCCCTATCCCGACCTGCAGAACCGCCGTGGCGATGGCGGCGTGACGCTGAACGCGAGCCTCGCCGCCGATGCGCTGGCGGCGGGAGACCGACGGCTGGAGGACGTGGAGGCGCAGGCCGCCTTCGTGGGCCAGGCGACCGGCTGGATCCCCGACCTGACCCTCGCCGGCCGCGCCGTCGCCGACGTGCGCGCAGCCTCGGGGGAGATCGGCGGCACGCAGGGCCGGCGGATCCTCGCGGCGGCGGTGAGCGATGACCTCCGCTGGACGCGCCGGGGCGGCGATCGCCTGGCCGCCACCCTGCGCCTGACCGGCTCGCTGGGCCAGGTCCAGGCCGCCGACCTGACCCTGGAGCGCCTGGCCGCGAGCTTCTCAGGGCCCCTCTCGGCCGACAAGGCGGGCGCCCGACTGACGCTCTCGGGCGACGTCGTCGGCCGCGGCCGCTACGCCGGCCTCGGCGCGCCCGCCGCAGAGGATTCGCCCGAGACGGCGGCGATCAAGCGAGCGGCGGCCGGCTTCCGGATCGCCGCACCGGGGGTAGGCCTCTCGCTCGCCCCCACCCCCGGCCCCGGCGCCGGCGTCTCGCTGCGGCTGCCGCGGCCGGTGCGCCTGCTGCCGGACCGGGGCGGGGAGGTCGTGCTGTCGTCCACCGGCGCCGACGACTGGCGGCTGGTCTCGGCCGGCGGCGGCCTGCCCGAGGCGGACGTGGCGGTGACCGACCTGAGGCTCGCGAACGGCGGTGCCAGCGCCGGCGTCTCGGCCAAGGCGCGGCTGTCGTTCGGGCCCATCCAGCACGGCGCCCTCGACGCCGCCGGCCGGCTCCGGATCGGCGGCGGGGTGGTCGGCTTCACCGCCAGCCGCTGCGCCGCGCTGTCCGCCGAGCGGCTGGAGCTGGGCGAGAACGACGTGGAGCGGCTGGCCGGCCGCCTCTGCCCCGGAGGCGGGCCGCTGTTCCGCATGGCCGACGGTGGCTGGCGCCTCTCGGGGCGGGCCGAGGACGTGCGGGCGAACGCCCCCTTCCTCCAGGCCCGTGTGGAGCAGGCCGCCGGGCCCGTCGCCTTCGGCCAGGCAGCGGGGCGGCTGCAGGCCCGAGCCGCCATCGAGGGCGCCCGCGTCGAGGACGCCGCGCCCGAGACCCGTTTCAACCCGCTCGTCATGACCGGCCGGGCCGAACTCGCCCGGGACGTCTGGACCGCCGACCTCGCCTTCCGCACCCTCGCCGGCCAGCCGGTGGCGACCGCCGTCCTGCGCCACGACGCCGTGCGCGGGCAGGGCGGGGTGGACATCGACACCGGCGCGCTCGTCTTCGCCGAGGGCGGACTGCAGCCCGAGCAGCTCTCCCCCCTCACCGCCGCCCTGGGCTCGCCTGCGACGGGCCAGGCGCGGTTCACGGGCCGCTTTTCCTGGACGGCCGAGGGGGCGACCAGCGGCGGCGAGCTCGCCATCCCGCGGCTGGATTTCGAAAGCCCCGCGGGCGCCGTCACCGGCCTTTCGGGGACCATCGCCCTCGCCAGCCTCGCCCCGCTCGACGCCGTGCCGGGCCAGACGCTCACGGTCGAGCGGCTGGACGCCATCGCTCCCCTCACCAACGTGACGGCGACCTTCGGCCTGAAGGACGAGGTGGTGAGGATCTCGGGCGGCGAGGCCGAGGTCGGCGGGGGCAAGGTGCGGATCGAGGCCCTGGAAGTCCCGTTCGACCGCACCGCCCCAACCCGCGGGACGTTGCTGTTCGAGGGCGTGCAGCTGCACGACGTCGTCGAGGCCTCGCCTTTCGGAGACAAGGTGGAGCTGGACGCGCGGGTCAGCGGCCGCGTCCCGTTCGAGGCCAACGGCAACCAGGTCCGGATCACGGGCGGCGACCTTCGGGCCATCCAGCCGGGGCGGCTGTCGATCGACCGTTCCACCTTCACCGGCGGCCTCGGCTCGGCTGTCACGGAGTCCGCGGGCGTCGCAGCGCCCGGTGCGGGAGCGCCCGCGGACGAGTCTTCCACCTCGGACATGATCACCGAGTTCGCCTACGAGGCCATGGAGAACCTGTCGTTCGACCGGCTCGAGGCCGGGCTCAATTCCCAGGCGGACGGCAGGCTGGGGGTGCTGTTCCACATCCGCGGCCGGCACGATCCGCCCAAGCGGCAGCAGCTGCGCCTGGGGATCTTCGAATTGGTCCAGCGGGACTTCATGAACAAGGCCCTGCCCCTGCCATCGGGCACGGAAGTGAACCTCACGCTCGACACGACGCTGAACCTGGACGATCTCTTGGCCGATTACGCGGAGTACCTGCGGCTGCGCAGTTCAGGCCCGGTTCAGCCGTGA
- a CDS encoding SDR family oxidoreductase — MASGLFSLEGRVALVTGGSRGIGKMIARGFVEQGAKVYVSSRKADACDATAEELGPNCISLPQDISTVEGVKALAAALAEREPKLDILVNNAGAAWAADFDEFPEHGWDKVMNLNLKSPFFLTQQLHGALKAAASDERPAKVINIASIDGMALNPLETYSYHASKSALIYLTRRMAARLVKDRIVVTAIAPGPFASEMNRAARDHGDEIARRVPLGRIGRDDDMAATAIFLASRAGDYVVGATIPVDGGVALATLPREAIAG, encoded by the coding sequence ATGGCGTCGGGTCTGTTCTCGCTGGAGGGGCGCGTGGCCCTGGTGACCGGCGGCTCGCGGGGCATCGGCAAGATGATCGCCCGCGGCTTCGTCGAACAGGGCGCCAAGGTCTACGTCAGCTCGCGCAAGGCCGACGCCTGCGACGCCACGGCGGAGGAGCTGGGCCCCAACTGCATCTCGCTGCCGCAGGACATCTCGACGGTGGAGGGGGTGAAGGCGCTGGCCGCGGCGCTCGCCGAGCGCGAGCCGAAGCTCGACATCCTGGTGAACAACGCCGGCGCGGCCTGGGCGGCGGACTTCGACGAGTTCCCCGAGCACGGCTGGGACAAGGTGATGAACCTGAACCTGAAGTCGCCCTTCTTCCTGACCCAGCAGCTCCACGGCGCCCTGAAGGCGGCGGCCAGCGACGAGCGGCCGGCCAAGGTGATCAACATCGCCTCGATCGACGGCATGGCGCTCAATCCGCTGGAGACCTATTCGTACCACGCCTCCAAGTCGGCCCTGATCTACCTGACCCGGCGCATGGCCGCCCGGCTGGTGAAGGACCGCATCGTGGTCACCGCCATCGCCCCGGGCCCCTTCGCCTCCGAGATGAACCGCGCCGCGCGCGACCATGGCGACGAGATCGCCCGCCGGGTCCCGCTGGGCCGCATCGGCCGCGACGACGACATGGCCGCCACGGCGATCTTCCTGGCCTCGCGCGCCGGCGACTACGTGGTGGGCGCCACCATCCCGGTGGACGGCGGCGTGGCGCTCGCGACCCTGCCGCGAGAGGCGATCGCGGGATAG
- a CDS encoding 3-hydroxyacyl-CoA dehydrogenase NAD-binding domain-containing protein has translation MTEINSVTTLTRDGDVAIVTLNSPPVNALSANVRDGLYEGFKQAIDSDAKAIVLICEGRTFIAGADITEFGGAMKGASLPDVQAMMENSPKPVVAAIHGTALGGGLEVALCAHYRVAVPSARLGLPEVNLGLLPGAGGTQRLPRIAGVEKALEMVTSGRHAPAKEALAMGLVDELVEEGKLKDGAVAFARKLVAENKPLVKVRENNAKLEEAKGKPEIFAEFRKKNARKFRGFLAPEYNIRCIEAAVNSNSFEEGLAVERKLFMELMTGPQSAAQRYYFFAERTAQKIPDVPDDTPTRPVKKVGVLGAGTMGGGIAMNFLNVGIPVTIVELKQDALDRGLATIRKNYERSRGAVPEQTEQRMSLLTGSLSMDDFADCDLIIEAVFERMDIKKDVFAKLDGIAKPGAILATNTSYLNIDEIASATKRPQDVIGLHFFSPANVMKLLEVIRADHTAKDVIATSMKLAKQIGKVAVLAGVCPGFIGNRMLSQRQREANKLVLEGAMPWDIDRVLYDFGFPMGPFAMSDLAGLDIGWVKENSKGETLRDVLCEMDRRGQKTGAGFYDYDENRTAKPSPVTEKIIQDFRAKKGINARTISDEEILERCIYPMINEGAKILEEGKAIRPSDIDVVWVNGYGWPVYRGGPMHYGDFVGPDKVLAKMKEFQGAMGDDFKPAALLEKLVAEGKKFSDLKA, from the coding sequence ATGACCGAGATCAATTCGGTGACCACCCTGACGCGCGACGGCGACGTGGCGATCGTGACCCTGAACTCGCCGCCGGTGAACGCCCTGTCGGCCAACGTCCGGGACGGCCTCTACGAGGGCTTCAAGCAGGCCATCGACAGCGACGCCAAGGCGATCGTGCTGATCTGCGAGGGCCGCACGTTCATCGCCGGGGCCGACATCACCGAGTTCGGCGGGGCCATGAAGGGCGCGAGCCTGCCGGACGTCCAGGCGATGATGGAGAACTCGCCCAAGCCGGTGGTGGCGGCGATCCACGGCACCGCTCTGGGCGGCGGCCTGGAAGTGGCGCTTTGCGCCCACTACCGCGTGGCGGTCCCCTCGGCGCGCCTCGGCCTGCCGGAAGTGAACCTCGGCCTCCTGCCGGGCGCCGGCGGCACCCAGCGCCTGCCCCGCATCGCCGGGGTCGAGAAGGCGCTGGAGATGGTCACCTCGGGCCGGCACGCCCCGGCCAAGGAGGCGCTGGCCATGGGCCTGGTCGACGAGCTGGTCGAGGAGGGCAAGCTGAAGGACGGCGCGGTCGCCTTCGCCCGCAAGCTGGTGGCCGAGAACAAGCCCCTGGTGAAGGTGCGCGAGAACAACGCCAAGCTCGAAGAGGCCAAGGGCAAGCCCGAGATCTTCGCCGAATTCCGCAAGAAGAACGCCCGCAAGTTCCGCGGCTTCCTGGCCCCCGAGTACAACATCCGCTGCATCGAGGCGGCGGTGAACTCGAACTCGTTCGAGGAAGGCCTGGCCGTCGAGCGCAAGCTGTTCATGGAGCTGATGACCGGCCCGCAGTCGGCCGCCCAGCGCTATTACTTCTTCGCCGAGCGTACGGCCCAGAAGATCCCGGACGTGCCGGACGACACCCCCACCCGCCCGGTCAAGAAGGTCGGCGTCCTGGGCGCCGGCACCATGGGCGGCGGCATCGCCATGAACTTCCTCAACGTCGGCATCCCGGTGACGATCGTCGAGCTGAAGCAGGACGCGCTGGACCGCGGCCTGGCCACCATCCGCAAGAACTACGAGCGCTCGCGCGGGGCGGTCCCCGAGCAGACCGAACAGCGCATGAGCCTGCTGACCGGTTCGCTGAGCATGGACGACTTCGCCGACTGCGACCTCATCATCGAGGCCGTGTTCGAGCGGATGGACATCAAGAAGGACGTGTTCGCCAAGCTGGACGGCATCGCCAAGCCCGGCGCGATCCTGGCCACCAACACCAGCTACCTGAACATCGACGAGATCGCCTCGGCCACCAAGCGGCCGCAGGACGTCATCGGCCTGCACTTCTTCTCGCCGGCCAACGTGATGAAGCTGCTGGAGGTGATCCGCGCCGACCACACCGCCAAGGACGTGATCGCCACGTCCATGAAGCTGGCCAAGCAGATCGGCAAGGTGGCGGTGCTGGCTGGCGTCTGCCCGGGCTTCATCGGCAACCGCATGCTCAGCCAGCGCCAGCGCGAGGCCAACAAGCTCGTCCTGGAAGGGGCCATGCCCTGGGACATCGACCGGGTCCTGTACGACTTCGGCTTCCCCATGGGCCCGTTCGCCATGAGCGACCTGGCCGGCCTCGACATCGGCTGGGTGAAGGAGAACTCGAAGGGCGAGACCCTGCGCGACGTGCTCTGCGAAATGGACCGCCGAGGCCAGAAGACCGGCGCGGGCTTCTACGACTACGACGAGAACCGCACCGCCAAGCCCTCCCCCGTCACCGAGAAGATCATCCAGGACTTCCGCGCCAAGAAGGGCATCAACGCCCGCACCATCTCCGACGAGGAGATCCTGGAGCGCTGCATCTATCCGATGATCAACGAGGGCGCGAAGATCCTCGAAGAGGGCAAGGCCATCCGCCCGTCGGACATCGACGTGGTCTGGGTCAACGGCTACGGCTGGCCGGTCTACCGCGGCGGGCCGATGCACTACGGCGACTTCGTCGGCCCGGACAAGGTGCTGGCCAAGATGAAGGAGTTCCAGGGCGCCATGGGCGACGACTTCAAGCCCGCGGCCCTGCTCGAGAAGCTGGTCGCCGAAGGCAAGAAGTTCTCGGACCTCAAGGCCTGA
- a CDS encoding acetyl-CoA C-acyltransferase: MREAVIVAAKRTPIGKAYRGAFNNTYGATLGAEPIRAVVAQAGIDPGEVDDVAMGCAMQQGTTGQNIARQAALRAGLPNTVSGMTIDRQCSSGLMAIATAAKYITVDGAPIAIGAGIESISLVQNDKMNRFMASDPWLSENVPELACSMIETAEIVADRYGVSREAQDEYALQSQQRTAQAQAEGRFASEIVPVTTVMKVLVNKETGETADKEITLDRDEGNRPQTTLEDLQKLQPVFRGGRYVPQGKFITAGNASQLSDGAAAVLLMERKEAEKRGLEPLGAYRGMAVAGCGPEEMGIGPVFAIPKLLERNGLTIDDIDLWELNEAFASQVLYCRDKLGIPNEKLNVSGGSISIGHPYGMTGARCTAHLLYEGKRRGAKYGVVTMCVGGGMGAAGLFEIF; the protein is encoded by the coding sequence ATGCGTGAAGCCGTCATCGTCGCCGCCAAGCGGACCCCCATCGGCAAGGCCTACCGCGGCGCGTTCAACAACACCTACGGCGCGACGCTCGGCGCCGAACCCATCAGGGCCGTGGTCGCCCAGGCGGGCATCGATCCCGGCGAGGTGGACGACGTGGCCATGGGCTGCGCCATGCAGCAGGGCACGACGGGCCAGAACATCGCCCGCCAGGCGGCCCTGCGCGCCGGCCTGCCGAACACCGTCTCGGGCATGACCATCGACCGGCAGTGCAGCTCAGGCCTGATGGCGATCGCTACGGCGGCCAAGTACATCACCGTCGACGGCGCTCCGATCGCCATCGGCGCCGGCATCGAGTCGATCAGCCTGGTGCAGAACGACAAGATGAACCGCTTCATGGCCTCGGACCCGTGGCTCTCCGAGAACGTGCCCGAGCTGGCCTGCTCGATGATCGAGACGGCCGAGATCGTCGCCGATCGCTACGGCGTCAGCCGCGAGGCGCAGGACGAATACGCCCTGCAGTCGCAGCAGCGCACCGCCCAGGCCCAGGCCGAGGGCCGCTTCGCCAGCGAGATCGTCCCCGTCACCACCGTCATGAAGGTGCTTGTGAACAAGGAGACCGGCGAGACGGCCGACAAGGAGATCACCCTCGACCGCGACGAGGGCAACCGCCCCCAGACCACCCTGGAGGACCTGCAGAAGCTGCAGCCGGTGTTCCGGGGCGGCCGCTACGTGCCGCAGGGCAAGTTCATCACCGCCGGCAACGCCAGCCAGCTCTCGGACGGCGCGGCCGCCGTCCTGCTGATGGAGCGCAAGGAGGCCGAGAAGCGCGGCCTCGAGCCGCTCGGCGCCTACCGCGGCATGGCCGTGGCCGGCTGCGGCCCCGAGGAGATGGGCATCGGCCCGGTGTTCGCGATCCCGAAGCTCTTGGAGCGCAACGGGCTGACCATCGACGACATCGACCTGTGGGAGCTGAACGAGGCCTTCGCCAGCCAGGTGCTCTACTGCCGGGACAAGCTGGGCATCCCGAACGAGAAGCTGAACGTCTCGGGCGGCTCGATCTCGATCGGCCACCCCTACGGCATGACCGGCGCCCGCTGCACCGCTCACCTGCTCTACGAGGGCAAGCGCCGCGGCGCGAAGTACGGCGTCGTCACCATGTGCGTCGGCGGCGGGATGGGCGCGGCGGGTCTCTTCGAGATCTTCTGA
- a CDS encoding YceI family protein codes for MHLSLAAGAAALLVSVGVVQAQDGLTREPAQVRAGTYTLDPEHSKITWSVNHMGFSTYAGQFAGATGTLTIDPKAPERSQLQATVKIDDVGSLNAALDKHLKSADFFDAANHPTATFRATRIVLTDKDEADIHGQLTLRGVTKPIVIEAEFNQAGPNPMNKVYTVGFDGEAKIKRSDFGMTYALPAVGDEVTLKIEAEFIAAS; via the coding sequence ATGCACCTGTCGCTCGCCGCCGGCGCCGCCGCCCTGCTCGTTTCCGTGGGGGTGGTCCAGGCCCAGGACGGCCTGACCCGCGAGCCGGCCCAGGTCCGCGCCGGGACCTACACCCTCGATCCCGAGCATTCGAAGATCACCTGGTCGGTGAACCACATGGGCTTTTCGACCTACGCCGGCCAGTTCGCGGGCGCGACCGGGACGCTGACCATCGACCCGAAGGCGCCCGAACGCTCGCAGCTGCAGGCGACGGTGAAGATCGACGACGTCGGCTCACTGAACGCCGCCCTCGACAAGCACCTGAAGTCCGCCGACTTCTTCGACGCCGCCAACCACCCGACGGCCACGTTCCGCGCGACCCGCATCGTCCTCACCGACAAGGACGAAGCCGACATCCACGGCCAGCTCACCCTGCGCGGCGTGACCAAGCCCATCGTCATCGAGGCCGAGTTCAACCAGGCCGGGCCGAACCCGATGAACAAGGTCTACACCGTCGGCTTCGACGGCGAGGCCAAGATCAAGCGGTCGGACTTCGGCATGACCTACGCCCTGCCGGCGGTCGGCGACGAGGTCACCCTGAAGATCGAGGCCGAGTTCATCGCCGCCTCCTGA
- a CDS encoding alpha-ketoglutarate-dependent dioxygenase AlkB — MPAAQPSLFEAPPPALPARAPEGLAYRPDFLTAAEEADLLDRLSRLPFEPFQFRGYEGRRRVVSFGWRYDFNGPGLVEAEPMPGWLRPVRDRAADFAGLPPEAFGHVLINEYREGAPIGWHKDRPVFEKVAGISLGAPCVMRFRRRAGERFERLNVPLAPRSIYLLDGPARTEWEHSLPEAKALRYSITFRNLRAR, encoded by the coding sequence ATGCCCGCCGCCCAGCCCAGCCTGTTCGAGGCCCCGCCCCCCGCGCTTCCCGCGAGGGCGCCCGAGGGGCTCGCCTACCGCCCGGATTTCCTGACGGCGGCCGAGGAGGCGGACCTGCTGGACCGGCTCTCAAGGCTGCCGTTCGAGCCCTTCCAGTTCCGCGGATACGAGGGGCGGCGGCGGGTGGTCTCGTTCGGCTGGCGCTACGACTTCAACGGCCCCGGACTGGTGGAGGCCGAGCCCATGCCCGGCTGGCTGCGGCCCGTCCGCGACCGGGCGGCCGACTTTGCCGGCCTGCCGCCGGAGGCCTTCGGCCACGTGCTGATCAACGAGTACCGCGAAGGCGCCCCGATCGGCTGGCACAAGGACCGTCCGGTGTTCGAGAAGGTGGCCGGGATCTCCCTGGGCGCGCCCTGCGTGATGCGCTTCCGCCGCCGCGCAGGGGAGCGGTTCGAGCGCCTGAACGTCCCCCTGGCGCCGCGCTCGATCTACCTCCTGGACGGGCCGGCGCGCACGGAATGGGAGCACAGCCTGCCCGAGGCCAAGGCCCTCCGCTACTCGATCACCTTCCGCAACCTGCGCGCGCGATAA
- a CDS encoding APC family permease, producing MGTVGSGGLRETLGVRDAMAITVGIVVGAGIFRTPSLVAGAADSSAGVLLAWAAGGVISLVGALCYAELASAYPHAGGDYHYLGRAFGRKLAFLYAWARLAVIQTGSVALLAFVFGDYASQLLHLGPFSSALYAAGAVVAITAVQWIGVRAGAGTQAWLTLAEIVGLCAVIVAGLLIAPAAAPAPPPSETTAFGLMMVFVLLTFGGWNEAAYVSAELKDARRRMAPVLVASLLLITALYLLANAAYLRALGLAGVAGSDAVAADLMWLAFGAPGATLVSLFVAVAALTSANATVFTGARTAWALGRDHPRLAALGRWDERAATPRNGLLLQGAAALALVGLGAFARDGFQLAVEYTAPVFWGFFLLVGVALIRLRMIEPHADRPFRTPLYPLLPGVFIVTNAYLLYSSLAYTGRGALLGLAVLAAGGLLLIPLRTRKTEETTS from the coding sequence ATGGGGACGGTCGGGAGCGGCGGCCTGCGGGAGACCCTCGGCGTCCGCGACGCCATGGCGATCACCGTCGGCATCGTGGTCGGCGCGGGCATCTTCCGAACCCCGTCCCTGGTCGCCGGCGCCGCCGACAGCTCGGCCGGCGTGCTGCTGGCCTGGGCGGCGGGCGGGGTGATCTCGCTGGTGGGCGCCCTCTGCTACGCCGAGCTGGCGTCGGCCTACCCGCACGCCGGCGGGGACTACCACTACCTGGGCCGGGCCTTCGGCCGGAAACTGGCCTTCCTCTACGCCTGGGCGCGGCTGGCGGTGATCCAGACGGGGTCGGTGGCGCTGCTGGCGTTCGTGTTCGGCGACTATGCGAGCCAGCTCCTGCACCTGGGGCCGTTCTCCAGCGCCCTCTACGCCGCCGGCGCCGTGGTCGCGATCACCGCCGTTCAGTGGATCGGCGTGCGCGCCGGCGCCGGAACCCAGGCCTGGCTCACGCTCGCGGAGATCGTCGGCCTCTGCGCGGTGATCGTGGCAGGCCTGCTGATCGCGCCGGCCGCCGCCCCGGCGCCGCCGCCCTCCGAGACGACCGCCTTCGGGCTGATGATGGTGTTCGTGCTGCTGACCTTCGGCGGCTGGAACGAGGCGGCCTACGTCTCGGCCGAGCTGAAGGACGCCCGCCGGCGCATGGCCCCGGTGCTGGTGGCCAGCCTGCTGCTGATCACCGCCCTCTATCTGCTCGCCAACGCCGCCTACCTGCGGGCCCTGGGCCTGGCGGGCGTGGCCGGATCGGACGCCGTGGCCGCCGACCTCATGTGGCTGGCCTTCGGCGCCCCCGGCGCGACGCTGGTCAGCCTGTTCGTGGCGGTCGCAGCCCTCACCTCGGCCAACGCCACCGTGTTCACCGGCGCGCGCACCGCCTGGGCGCTGGGGCGCGACCATCCGCGGCTCGCGGCGCTGGGACGCTGGGACGAGCGCGCCGCCACGCCGCGCAACGGCCTGCTGCTGCAGGGCGCGGCGGCCCTGGCGCTGGTGGGGCTGGGCGCCTTCGCCCGCGACGGCTTCCAGCTCGCCGTCGAGTACACCGCACCGGTGTTCTGGGGCTTCTTCCTGCTGGTCGGCGTCGCGCTGATCCGGCTGCGGATGATCGAGCCCCACGCCGATCGGCCGTTCCGCACCCCGCTCTATCCGCTGCTGCCCGGCGTCTTCATCGTCACCAACGCCTACCTGCTCTACTCCAGCCTCGCCTACACCGGCCGCGGCGCCCTGCTGGGCCTGGCCGTGCTGGCCGCCGGCGGCCTCCTGCTCATCCCCCTTCGCACCCGGAAGACAGAGGAGACGACCTCGTGA
- a CDS encoding SAM-dependent methyltransferase — protein MKAHAYAFAAALALIACQAPPAVQDANAQDRSAAAPTRGPDVIYVPTPHETVDAMLKLGEVRPGDVLYDLGSGDGRIPIAAARQFGVRAVGIDIDPRRIAEANANAEAAGVTKLVKFRNEDLFEADFSDATVITLYLLPSLNEKLAPRLLELKPGTRIVSHAFPMGDWAPEQTVQTPGGGVIYRWTVPERGR, from the coding sequence GTGAAAGCCCATGCGTACGCCTTCGCCGCCGCGCTCGCGCTGATCGCCTGCCAGGCGCCCCCCGCCGTCCAGGACGCCAACGCCCAGGACAGGTCCGCCGCCGCCCCGACCCGGGGACCGGACGTGATCTACGTGCCGACGCCCCACGAGACCGTCGACGCCATGCTGAAGCTGGGCGAGGTGAGGCCCGGCGACGTGCTCTACGACCTGGGCTCCGGCGACGGCCGCATCCCCATCGCCGCGGCCAGGCAGTTCGGGGTCCGCGCCGTCGGCATCGACATCGACCCCCGGCGCATCGCCGAAGCGAACGCCAACGCCGAAGCGGCCGGAGTCACCAAGCTGGTCAAGTTCCGCAACGAGGACCTGTTCGAGGCCGACTTCAGCGACGCCACGGTCATCACGCTCTACCTGCTGCCCAGCCTGAACGAGAAGCTGGCGCCCCGGCTGCTCGAGCTGAAGCCCGGCACGCGGATCGTCAGCCACGCCTTCCCGATGGGCGACTGGGCGCCGGAGCAGACGGTGCAGACCCCCGGCGGCGGCGTCATCTACCGCTGGACGGTGCCGGAAAGAGGCCGGTGA
- a CDS encoding DUF2061 domain-containing protein, translated as MRFAMKTASWSVTHMIVAIAVAYALTQNWRAALAVGLIEPIFQTIAFAVHERAWMKFAPARTQEAREGTTPRLAGSARA; from the coding sequence ATGCGCTTCGCCATGAAGACCGCCAGCTGGTCCGTGACCCACATGATCGTGGCGATCGCCGTCGCCTATGCGCTGACCCAGAACTGGCGCGCGGCGCTCGCGGTCGGTCTGATCGAGCCCATATTCCAGACCATCGCCTTCGCCGTACACGAGCGGGCGTGGATGAAATTCGCGCCGGCCCGGACCCAGGAAGCCAGGGAGGGAACGACCCCCCGCCTGGCGGGTTCGGCGCGGGCCTGA